A window of Sphingobacterium kitahiroshimense genomic DNA:
ACGCCGCTAAAGGTCTTAACACAGCCGGATTAAATGTAGTTGATGCTGGATAAAAGATATTAGCAGCACCTGCCAATTTCAAATATGTTGTCGCATCTGTAGAAACGAGTGATTGATTTCCTGTCGGAGTAGCACCACTGAAAGCTGCAGTATATGCATGGACGACATTTCCAGTAAACGTACCTGCAGCACCGTCTTGGAATGCAGCACCTGTTGCATAACCTGCGATAATCGAGTTTTGAATATCATATTCTGTACCTCTTCTCCAACGGTTACCAAATTTCAATTTAGTACCGGCTACAGTAACATCTTTAATACCCAAGAATGTGAAATTTTTCAAAACTGGGCGTGTTTTAGGTGTTTGAGCATATGGAGCTGTACCTTCGTTATCAGACTCCAAACCATTCGAATCAGAGTTACCGCCTGATAGACTGTTTGTCGAATTAGGATCTTTCAATGATAAAGCATATTGGATTGTTCCGGTATAACCATGATCAAAATCAAAATCATCATCGTCATTTGATAATGCTACTAAGTATTTCGCATTGACGGTACCTCCAAAGAACTCAAAACCATCATCTTTACCCCAAGATACTTGAATGTTTTCTAGCGTAGTACCAGTACCAACGCCACCTAAAGTCAATCCGTTGATTTCATTGTCGGCAGTTAAATTGTAACCAGCAAACTCAATACGTACATATTTTAATGAGCCTGAATTATCTGCTGCATTTGTACCACCATAAGTCACATCTACGCCTACAGGTTGAGGAATTCCTTCGATTCTTTTTGTTGCAACTTGATTTGTAGTTGCGCTACCCAATAATACAACACCTCCGAAATCTCCAGGATTACGAGAGTTAGCAGCATTCGGAGAAGTAAATACAATAGGTGCCGCAGCAGTACCATTGGCAATCAATTTGGCCGTTTTCGGAACAACCAAAACCCCTTTGATATTTTGTGTCAATCCAGTAATCTGATCGTTGTATGCTTTAGTCACACCAGAAGTAATGTACGTACCTGGTTGAATAGTTAATGTTGCCCCTGGCTTTACAAAAGCTACACCATCAATTTTCCATACGGTGTCCGCAGAAAGCGTTGTTTTAGTAATAATTCCTGAAGCATCTGTTGGAATAGTTGCTTGAGGTTTGTTTGGCAAACCAGCATTCAAATCTGAATTAGGTCCTACGTTGTCTTTGTTACAAGAAGTCAATGCAATTGCGCATACACTTGCTACTGTTAAGATTTTTTTCATTTTATGTTAAATAATTACTAGTTTTGCCATCACAAGATCATTTTTTAGACTATGCATCCCTATGGGATAGCATTTCATAAGTTTGCATAGTTGTTTTCATCCCCCCTTATTTTGCTTCTATTTTATCTTCCTGTTGTGCGATGTGGCCAAACTTGGAACTCATGTGCAATTTTTTAAGGGAGGCATGAAGCTGCCTCGCGCAGTTATTTTTTATTATTTTAAAAATTATAGGTCACTGAAAGACTAAATCTTCGACCGTCTTTTTTACGATAGGTTATAATATCGTCGTCCGCCCTATTATATTTATTATCTCCTTTAACAAGCTCATAAATTATTTCTCCTTTTTCCCCTTGAGAATTACTATACGCTGATTGATTTTGATAATACCTTGTCCATTCATCCAGAAGATTGGCAGCATTAAATTTCACCTCCAATTTCTGCTTCAAAAAACGCTTATACACCTGAAAATCAATTTGCCTTGGTGCAAGTTCATATTCTACCCTATTTGGATTTACAGAGGCTGTATTTGTACGATAGCCTCTATGATTATAGCTTGCTGTTACACCAAAACTATCTCCCCAATAACCGACACCGAGATTCAACAACCAAGGTGATTGTCCCATTAGTGGACGATCTTGATTAGGTGCTCTTTCTTTTTCGCGTTCTGCAATTGTACGATCATCTACCAACTTATGTCTCCACTGACTTAATGCGTTAACTTCAGATTTCAACAATGTTCCATTGGCGTTTAGAAAAGCTTTAGATAGCCAGTCGGCCTCACCAATAAAACTCAAGTTTTTACGAACTTCAAATTCCAACCCCATGTTTTTTGCGGACTCCATATTATTGAAAACATATGCGGTTCCGGGACTTACATCTTCATTTTCAATCAGTTCTATTGGCTTATCTAAGTATTTATAAAATCCTGTTAAGGATATAATTTCACCAGGACTTGGATACCATTCCAATCGCAGATCAACATTATCGATAAAAGTTGATTCGACATTATCCCCTGAAACAATAGCATCCAATTCAAAGTCATAAAATCCAAAAAAACCTGACTCCCTAAAGTCTGGACGAATGGCCGTCTTTGAATAACTTCCTCTCACATTAAAGGTATTGGTCACACTATAAGTTGCATTAATGGACGGTAGAAATTTCCAATTATTTTCACGAATCATCAGTTTATACAATAGTAATTTATTATTATCTGCATCTGGATCGCCATTCTGCTTTCTAAACATTTCATCCTGACGATTTAACAGATTGTAGTATTCGGCACGGAATCCATAGACTAATCTTAGCTTATTCCAAAATTTCTGATCCAACATCAGATACCCTGCATGTGAACTCATATCACCATCATAAACATTACCACCGATAGGCTCAGGATAATAATAAGCTTGACCAACTCCGTTTCCGATAGTTTCTGGAGAGAACAATATATCATAAGGTTTTTCAATAGCAGGTGCCGATTTAGAAGGATCATCGGGCATATAAGAGCGGGTAAATGGCAACAAACGAAAGACCGAAAGATTACGATTTTTTTTCCAGCCTTGATATCCAGCCTTAACCAAAGTGCTAACGGATTTTCCTTCACCAAAGACTCGAGAAAATGCCATTGCCCAATTAAAATCATTTTCATTAATCTCAGTCCACATGCGGGAATCAAAACCCGTTTCGGAATGGTTAGACCAATTAGAAAGACTTAATAAATTAGGACTTTGAAACATATAATTCCCGTCTAATATTGTCGTTAATCCATATCGCAATTTACGTTCATCCAAAATCTGCTGCTTGATTCTATTATAGGCAAACATACCCTCAGCCTTGATTTTCCACGGCAACTGATATTCACCGCTTAACTGATGCTGCTGCAAAGACATTGTTTCAGGTAATTGATATTGATTTTTGGTCGGAGGGTTATTTAAATTTGTAAAGGTTGACCGGATATTTTCACTATAATTATTGTTAAAAGTCCGGGCGTACATATTTTTAAATGCGAGCTTAAAATCCTGTCCTTTTAGTCCAAAATTCGCCACCAATCCGCTACTACTATTAAAGCGATAGGAGGTTCCTGCACCATTCTGACCGATCGTATCACTTTCTATCATATGTTGCTTCTCTCCATACCCATTAATGATACCAGATCCTCGCACATTATTAAAGGCGACAATATTTTGTTCATTTCGAATATTAGCAGAAGCAGAGAAACCGAACAGTAATCCATTTGAAAAATTATACCGCCTTCCCAATGCAAACCTTAAATTTTGATTAGGAATGGCCTTGTAGCGATATAATTTCATCGCATCTGCGTTAACTTGCTTGGACTGGGCTATTGCATCAATGTCATTGTACTTCAAATTTGAACCTGGCATTAAAAATTCTTCATTCAATTTTTGATCGTTCAATATATATCCTGGAGGGGCATCTAGACGTCTTGCTTCTCCATTCCAAAACCAAGGCTGTATCCCTTCGGGCTGCTTCGAAGAAGAATGATTAAAACCAAAATATTCGCTATTATGCCGTTCACCAAGGCGATAAAAGTCTTTTCCTGTTGTGCGGGAATTTCCTCCAACGCCATATTGTATTGTGGTAAAATCCTTATCCGGGATATCTAACGTATTGATTGAAACCTGCCCGCCCGAGAATTCGGCCGATACATCCGGTGTTGCCGTTTTATTGACCACCACAGAACTCACCATCTCGGTTGGAATAATATCAAAAGAAAAATCACGTCTATTCTGCGAAGTACTTGGGATGACTACCCCATCCAACATGGCTTGATTGTAACGATCGGACATACCCCGCACAATCACATTTCTATTGTTGACGGTCGTCAATCCAGTAACGCGCTTTAGCACCTGCCCCATATCATTGTCCGGTGTACGTGCAATCTGCTCGGCAGATATACCATCAGTCACCGAGGCAGCGTTCTTTTGTGCGGCATACAGTCCTGCTACAGATGCTTTTTTAAACGACACACTAACGACCGCCGTTTCCAACTTATTGGTCTGCGTTTTCATAGCAATATTTAATGCTGTAAGTTCTCCGTCCTCTATTTTCACGCCTTCTATGCGCTGTGTCTGATAAGATAGATAACTGACTTCCAAGACATAAGTCCCCGATACAGCGGTTAAAATATAACTACCATCAATACTGCTCTGTGTCGTCTTATTGGTTCCGACCAACTTAATGCTAGCATTAGCCAACAACTGACCTCGATCATCAATTACTTTCCCGGAAATGCGTCCTACCTGCTGTAGTGGTTTTTTGACCAATGTAATATAGACCCCATTATCTTGAGGTATCAGATCTGTACCCCTAAGAAGGTAGCGCACTACTTCTCCTATACTGCTATTTTTAAAAATTTTGGCATTCACTTTTTCCTTTGACAGATTATATTTATTGGCATCAAAGGCAATATGTATATTTTGCGATTCCAAATGCTCGAAAGCTGCTGGAATATTAGATTCATTAAAAGAAACTGAAATCTTTCTATTGAGCAACTGGCCGTATGCACCTGATGCTAAAAGCATTTCTGCCGATACGATTAAAAGAAGTAGTCCCACCAATGATGACTTGATCATAAACTTAATATTGTTTTTCGTAACGTATTTCATAAATTTGTATGCGTATATAATAGCTCTATAAGTTTTTGTATATGTTATTTTATAGCACCTTATGGATGCTATAGGATCCAGAGTTGATGATGGCAGTCGTCAGCTCTTTTTTATTCCCGAATTAGTAGATATGCACCGTACTCCCCTCCTTCCTAGACTTGTTATGGTGGACAGCTTTTATACTTTCCAAGGTTGCTGACCAAGAGAGCTGTTTCGATATCGGCATGCTGTAGCGCTGTCGGGCAATCTGATCATCACCGGCTTTCAGATCTACATTGTAGATATTTTTAACTGCTAATGCCAATTCTGCAAAACTGCTTTGCTTTAGGTAAATCTTTCCCTCAATCCAACTATTACGTATAGTGAGGTCAAAAGTCTCTTGGTTACTGCTGTGGTTGTTTTTGGTATAGCGAATCTGTCCGCCGCGCTCCAATGTGCCTAATGACTTGTTGTCCGCCGCTACTTGTACTTTACCTGTAAATACAGATACAGATATTTCATCCGATTCGCGGTAGTTTTTTACCGTAAACGATGTACCCAATACCTTTGTCTGTAATTGCTGTGTATTGACAACAAAAGCTTTTGTGGAATCTTTTTTAACTTCAAAAAATGCTTCTCCGGCAAGTAGCTCTACTACACGGTCCTTTCTGTCGTATGAAACGGTATCCAATTTAATTTTGGAACGTGCATTTAAAATGATCGTTGATCCGTCTGCCAATAATACCTTCTTCCGTTGTGCAACTCCTGTTTCAAAAATCCGGTACCCTGGTTTTAAATTCGCTTCTTTTTTTACGACATCCAGATCGGTTTGTTTTCCTAAAAACAATATGCTAAAGCAAAACAAAAGTGTAGCCGCCACAGATCCAATCCAATAGACCATTTTCCGAATTGATGATTTTTGAGGAGTGGTATTTTCAATCTGCTGTTGTATCCTATTCCATAATTGGACCTCATCTATTGCACTTTCAGGAATTTCTTCCCGATCTAGTGTTTCATACCAGCGATCGACCAACATACGCTCTGCTTTTGTAGCTTTATTCTGCTGATATCTGTAGATCAGGGATTCAAATATTCTTCTTTTCACTTTTTTGCCTGCTGTTTATATATAAGTCTGCAAAAAAGCTATAAAGTACTTCAAGAAATAGTTAATGTTTTATAAAAGAATTGTTAAGTATATTTTTGGTGGCAGTCATTGTCTGCTGTACAAAATATTTATTTAGATAGTTGCTCCAGAGCGAGAACAAGAAATACGCTAAGCGTGCTATTTTGAACACTTTGTCTTGCACTTATTGCTTTCCTCATTCTTTTGGAAGCTTCTGTCAGGTTATTTTTCACGGTCTGCTCCGAAAGCCCCATACGTAGGGCGATCTCTCGAATTGGCAGATGCTCCCATTTAAGTAAGAGTGCCTGACGCATATTATGCGGCATAATTTCCAATTCCTCTTCCAGTAATCTTTCTAATGCAAGGTAAGTTTCCAATTCTTCAGGATGCTGTTGTACATAGTCAAAAATATGGTTGCTCCAATGGTCCAACAGTCTATTTTTAACTTTATTGGCATTAAAAAAATCGATAATCTTATACTTGAGCATTCCTTTGAGGTAAGCTGGAAGATTCATTTGGATGTCGATCGTATGGCGCTTTTCCCAAAACTGTACAAATAATTCTTGGAGAATATCTTCTACATCCTGAGCGTCCAAAATCCGCCGGGCAGCATGTTGATAAAGATCTTTCCAACAATAGCGATAAAGCTCTCCAAAAGCGTTCGTATCATTTCGCTCTTTAATAGCTTGAAGCCAATGCTGATATATAATTGGTATTTGATCCATACTACTATCAAAAGTAAGGTTGAAATATTAAGTCTACATTAACAAATGATCAAAAAAGCAGAACAGTTATAAAATAGTTTCACAATCCAAATAATTCTTTTCAATGTGGTTTATTTATGTTTAACAGGTATAAAAATATTTATTTGTCATTCAAAAAACACATTATATCAAATACTTAGCTTATAAATTAGTTTTGTAAATATTATTTTCCTATCTTTGCATCGCCTTAGGCAATAGAGCCTATTGTATAAATTAATTCATGAACCCATTTTTAGAACTGGGAATCCGTGAGGAAATTGTTAATGCCATCTCAGAATTAGGTTTTGAAAAACCTTCTGAAATTCAGGAAAAAGCCATTCCTGTTTTATTGACTGGTAACGACGATTTTGTCGGATTAGCCCAAACCGGCACAGGTAAGACAGCAGCATTTGGTCTTCCATTATTACAGCAATTAGACTTTTCTCAGAAACATCCTCAAGCGTTGGTATTGTGTCCAACACGTGAGCTTTGTTTGCAAATCTCGAAAGATATAGAAAGATATGCTAAAAACCTCGACAACGTACATGTTGTTGCTGTTTATGGAGGTGCAAATATTAGTGACCAACTTCGTCAAATCAGACGTGGTGTGCAAATTGTAGTAGCGACCCCAGGTCGTATGTTAGATATCATTGGCCGTAATGCTATTGATTTCTCTCAAGTGAAATATGTTGTGTTAGATGAAGCAGATGAAATGCTTAACATGGGCTTCAAAGAAGACATCAACAACATCCTGTCAGAAACTCCTGACACTAAAAAAACATGGTTATTCTCTGCAACAATGCCATCTGAGGTACGCCGTATAGCTAAAAACTATATGACTGATCCAGTTGAAATGACTGTAGGTACGAAAAACACTGGTAATGCTAATATTGAACATCAATATTATTTAATTAGAGCTAAAGACAAATACGCTGCTTTCAAACGTATTGTAGATTCAAATCCTGATATCTTTGGTATCGTGTTTTGTCGTACAAAAATTGAAACGCAAGAAATTGCTGAATCTTTAATTAAAGATGGTTACAACGCTGATTCATTACACGGAGATTTATCTCAACAACAACGTGATAAAGTGATGAAACGTTACCGTGACCGTAGTTTACAATTATTAATTGCTACAGACGTTGCAGCCCGTGGTATTGATGTAAACGACGTAACTCACGTGATTAACTTCTCTTTACCAGATGAAATTGAAAACTATACTCACCGTTCTGGCCGTACAGCTCGTGCAGGTAAAACTGGTATTTCAATCTCATTGATCAACATTAAAGAGCAAAGCAAAATCCGTCAACTTGAAAAAGTTATCGGAAAACAATTTGAGCGTAAACAAGTTCCTCAAGGAGCTGATGTTGTTGAAAAACAATTATTAACGATCATCAATAAAGTTCAGAATGTAGAAGTTAATGAGGATCAAATCAATCAATTCATACCAGCTATTATGGAAGGTTTTGAATCGTTATCGAAAGAAGATATCGTAAAAAGATTTGCTTCATTAGAATTCAATAGATTCTTAGATTATTACAAAGGTGCTCATGATTTAAATATCGAAGCACGTGATATCAGCAGCAATGGCCGCGAACGTGGCGAAAGAGGCGAGCGTGGTGAAAGAGGAGAACGTGGTAGCTCTAAAGGATTTACTCGTTTATTCATGAACCTTGGTTCTGTAGATGAATTCAGCCGTGGAGACATGTTAGGATTTATCTGTAACAACGCTAAAATTTCTGGAAAATCAATTGGTAAAATTGATTTAAAAGGAGTATTCACTTTCTTTGAAGTTGAAGATGCTGAGGTAACAAAAGTATTCGAAGGATTTAAAGACGTTGATTTCAACGGTCGTAACGTACGTATCGAAGTTTCTGGAGACGGAAAAACTGAAAACCGTGGTGGTGGAAACAGAAGCCGTGGTGGAAGTGGCGAACGTAGAAGCTTTGGCGGTGGTGAAAGACGTGAAGGTGGAGGTGGTTACCGCGGTGGTGGTGATCGCAGAAACGGTGGCGGTGAAAGACGTGAAGGTGGATACCGTGGTGGAGATCGTAGAGAAGGAAATGGTGGTGGTTTTAGAGACTTTTCTGGAAAAAGAAAAGAATCTAGTAACAAATACTAATCGATTCATCTTATAAAATAAGAGCGGCTATCCCAAAAGATAGCCGCTCTTATTATTTATACAGCAGTTATGTAATTTCCTAATGTGATTAACATAAAAAAAGAAGAGTGGCTACCCTGAAGATAGCCACTCTTCTTTTTTTATATAATATTTATACAAATATTATTTCACGCGTTGACGAATAGCCTCGTATAATACAACCCCAGCTGAAACAGATACGTTTAATGATCCTATTTCTCCGAACATCGGTATTTTAGCAAGGTGATCTGCAATACGAATTAAATCGTCTGATACACCTGTATCCTCAGCTCCCATGATGATACAGGTTGGTACAGTATAATCTACATCATAGATGCTATCTTTTGTCTTTTCAGTACTTACAACTAACTGTATGCCGGACTCAATAAGAAATTTACCCACTTTAGCCAAACCTTCATGACGACATACTGGTATTTTATATAATGCACCTGCGGATGTCTTGATTGCATCAGGATTCACCTCTGCAGATCCTTTTTTTGGTACAATAATCGCATGTACACCTGAACATTCTGCTGTACGTGCAATAGCACCAAAGTTGCGCACATCTGTAACACCATCTAGCATCAAAAATAAAGGCACCTCTCCTTTTTCATAAATTTCAGGAACAATGTCTTCAATTTTTTGATAGATAATCGGGGAAATAACGGCTATAACACCTTGATGGTTTTTACGTGTGATACGGTTTAGTTTTTCAATTGGAACTTGTTGAAACCCTAAGTCGTGCTCTTTCAAAAGAGCTTTCAATTCTAAAACTAAACTTCCGGCTAAACCTCTTTGTATAAATAATGATTCGATTTCTTTACCACTATCTATCGCTTCTATAACGGCACGAATACCGAAAACCATCTGATTGGCTTCACGATCTGATGATCTATCGTGTCTTTGAAAATTTTGCATGCTTAATATTCTAAATAAGAATTGGTTTCTAGCAATTAGCTAACCAATTTGAAAGGCAAAGATACAAAAAGAAATATGGGTTAGTGCAAGAAAAAGTTGGTCTAAGTTTTAACTTAGTCCCAAATTAAGCTCTTTTCTTAACGTTTCTAAAAGTGGATTCTTCTGTACCATAGCTTGATATTTCTCTTGCGAGGTATAAGGTTTACGTACAACATCATGCTCCATAACAATACCACGTAGATCTAGTGAAAAATTATGCAGTGCAGGGCGAAGGTAATTTAATAAATCTACCTTTGCCATATTGAGAACATCCATCTGGACCATGTTCTCCACATCTACTTCAATTTGATTTCCAACTAACTTTGGTGGCACAGCTGTCATCAGGGTATACAGATTAATCTTATTTTGCTTTTTTATATCTGTTGCCAACGTTTTCCAGAATTGGATAAATTTTTCATAAGTCACTACTTCCTCTTCCGTACCTTTAACTAAACTAGGTTCGTTACTATCTTCTTCTTCAGTTTTAGATTCAAAAATTGAATTTAGATCAGGTAATGATGGCATAGAACTTTTGGAAGCTCCCCATCCACCCTTTTTCACTTTAGGCGGTAAGTTAGAGACTTCTGGGCTTTTCGTTTGTTCTACTATAGGTGTTGCAGGAGGTACTGCAATCGGAGTTATAGCTATATTTTTATCTACTACTGGTAATGAGGGTTTTGCATCAACGACAGGGGTTTCTGTGGCTGGAGCTACATTAGGGAGTTTTTTTTTTAATCCTTCAACCGTATTGGGAGCTTGAAGGGCTCCAATCTGGCTTAACTTAATCGCACTTGATAAGTGACAAATTTTTAATAGCGCTAATTCTACCTGAAGCCTCTGATTCTTACTTGTTTTATAATTAATCTCACATTGATTAGCAATATTCAATGCTGATAATAATAATCCCGTTGAAGATTTACGTGCTTGATCCAAATACTTAGCTCTTATACTTTCACTTACTTCTAACAACTTTAGCGTAGACGGTTCTTTTGCTACCAATAGATTTCTAAAATGCGATGCTAAACCTGAAATGAAATGACTGCCATCAAAACCATTATTTAAAATATCATTTAATATTAATAAGGTATCTGCTGGATTTTCAATCAATATAGCATCTGTCAATTTAAAGAAGTAATCGTAATCTAAAATATTCAGATTATCAATAACTGCTTGATAAGTGACCTGCTTATTTGAAAAACTAACGATTTGATCAAACATCGATAATGCATCACGAAGTCCTCCATCTGCTTTTTGAGCAATGATATGAAGGCCATCTTGATCGTACTGAATACTTTCACGTGCTGCAATGCTGGCCAAGTGATTGGCCATATCTTCAACACGGATACGGTTAAAATCAAAAATCTGACAACGTGATAAAATCGTAGGTAAGATTTTATGCTTTTCTGTAGTTGCTAAGATAAATATGGCATAGGCAGGTGGTTCTTCCAATGTTTTTAGGAAAGCATTGAATGCCTGCTGCGACAGCATGTGAACCTCATCGATGATATAGATCTTAAACTTACCCACTTGTGGTGGAATACGTACTTGATCAATCAAATTTCGGATATCGTCTACTGAGTTGTTTGATGCTGCATCTAATTCATGAATGCTAAATGAATTACCATTCTGAAAAGATTTACAGCTATCACATACACCGCAGGCTTCGCTAATATCTGAAATGTTTTCACAATTTATTGTTTTTGCTAAAATACGCGCGCAAGTTGTTTTACCCACACCTCTTGGTCCACAGAACAAAAATGCTTGTGCTAACTGATTGTTATGAATAGCATTCTTAAGTGTACCGGTGATGTGTTGCTGACCGACAACCGAGTCAAAGGTGACCGGGCGATATTTACGAGCAGAAACAATAAAATTTTCCATTGTACGAAGATACAAATTTTGTACCTCCGTCACAAAATTAAAAAGCGATACTTCAAAAAAGTGTGCTCTTAAAACTGTTAGATAACAGAAACAAGAAGATAAAAAAATAGCTTCATTTTTCGATGAAGCTATCCAATATCATGATATAAAAGTTTTAATTCCCTTTGGGTTCAAGAGCACGCCAAACGACTGCGGCAATCATAGCTCCTACTATTGGAGCTACAATAAATAACCAAAGTTGTGAAAGTGCTGGCCCCCCGGCTAGTAAAGCTGGACCAAAACTACGTGCTGGATTGACTGAAGTACCTGTGATGGGAATGGCAACTAAATGAATTAAAACTAAGGTCAGCCCTATAGCCAAACCAGCCATAGTGGAATTTCCAACTTTGGAGGTAGTCGCTAAGATGACAAATAAAAAGATGAAGGTTAAAACAGCCTCTGTTAAAAATGCGGCGGTTGTGCCGTATTCATTCTGATAGCCTTTCCCCCATCCATTCGACCCATATGCCCATTCACCTGGAGAGAAACCCGCTAGCTGTCCTCCTAGAATTTGCTGTAGAACAAAAGCACCTAATAATGCTCCTATTAATTGTGCTACAATATAAACAACAGCATCTTTCGCAGCAATCTTTCCTGCAACAAGTACACCGATTGTTACCGCGGGGTTGATGTGACACCCACTAATGCCGCCTATCGCATAGGCAAAAACAACAACGGATAAACCGAATGCTAGCGCGATCCCCAGTAATCCCAATCCCGACAATCCGCCTAAAGTCGTAGCGCCGGCGACAGCCGCTGCACCACAACCAAATAGTACCAAACCAAAAGTTCCAATTAGTTCAGCAACAAATTTTGTAGAAATATTTGTTTCCATTTCTTTAAGTTATAATATGGTCAAACTTGCGTCAAATATCTTACCCCTTTTACACCTGTTTTTCAGCGAGTTAAATTAAAGTAAGGATACAGCTACATGTATATTATTTCCTACAGATAATATACAATAGTAACAGGTAAAACTTAATACTAAAATCATGAGATAATAACGCTTTAGGTATGAAAAATTTTTAGTTTTTTAGTGTGATCTATATTACTTTTCTACGTAACATGGGTTCAAAGAGCAATTGATTAATGTTGGCGAGAGATGACGGTACCATCACATGCTATGGCGCCGCTATATTGTTGTGTCGCAAATCGATGATGCTCTTAAGATGATACGCTACATTTTCTTGAAATATAAGTCCGCCAAGATGGTTGAACATCAATAAGTCAAAAGAAAAGTATCTCCCTGCCTGCACCGAGACAATACAGGAGTTTACTTTTATCTTGACAGACTGGTGAATAGCTCCAAACACTTTCCTTTCAATAAACTAAATCCCTCTGTGAGTAAAGAATTATTTCCTTAAAAGCATGTTACGTAGAACTATCTACGCGAGATCGCGCAAAATAATCAAGCCGTTGGGAGATATAAGCTTGTTGTAAGAAGAAATCTCCCTATTCCTCTTCATCATTACAAAGAAACTAGAAGATATCTTTCAAAAGTACGGTATTACTGAATTGCAATGGCGCAAAATGATCTCCCCACTATGCTAAGGGTATCGGAAATAGTGCGGAAGAATTCGGCCTTTCCGTCTGTTAGGAATTCCATCGCGTGAAGAGCCGTTGCATCGCGTATAATCTTTAGTATCTATCGTTTCAATTGTGAGGTATAGCAAAAAAGAGTTATTTTAGTGATTAAATCTAGATGATATTCTGATGAAATATATTCGTGCAAAAGCCAATTTTATTCGATATACTGACGGAAAACTACTTTTAAGAGCAAGCTATATTTTATCGTGCATGAAGAATTCTACTGTCTTTATTAATCCGACTTTGCCACTGCCAACTATTGAAGATGCTTACCAAGATTACCAGATGAAAGTGATCGAGGCTGAAAGCGGAAGCCGAGAAAAGAAGTCTTATAAGCGAGAAAGCAAGCGGAAACTCTGTGAACTGTTGCAACAGCTTGTTGCTTACGTCAATTTAGTCAGTGATGGAAAGTTATCTTTACTACAAAGTTCGGGTTTCCCTGTACTCACCAGAAAACGTAAAGGCCAAGT
This region includes:
- a CDS encoding DEAD/DEAH box helicase, encoding MNPFLELGIREEIVNAISELGFEKPSEIQEKAIPVLLTGNDDFVGLAQTGTGKTAAFGLPLLQQLDFSQKHPQALVLCPTRELCLQISKDIERYAKNLDNVHVVAVYGGANISDQLRQIRRGVQIVVATPGRMLDIIGRNAIDFSQVKYVVLDEADEMLNMGFKEDINNILSETPDTKKTWLFSATMPSEVRRIAKNYMTDPVEMTVGTKNTGNANIEHQYYLIRAKDKYAAFKRIVDSNPDIFGIVFCRTKIETQEIAESLIKDGYNADSLHGDLSQQQRDKVMKRYRDRSLQLLIATDVAARGIDVNDVTHVINFSLPDEIENYTHRSGRTARAGKTGISISLINIKEQSKIRQLEKVIGKQFERKQVPQGADVVEKQLLTIINKVQNVEVNEDQINQFIPAIMEGFESLSKEDIVKRFASLEFNRFLDYYKGAHDLNIEARDISSNGRERGERGERGERGERGSSKGFTRLFMNLGSVDEFSRGDMLGFICNNAKISGKSIGKIDLKGVFTFFEVEDAEVTKVFEGFKDVDFNGRNVRIEVSGDGKTENRGGGNRSRGGSGERRSFGGGERREGGGGYRGGGDRRNGGGERREGGYRGGDRREGNGGGFRDFSGKRKESSNKY
- the rlmB gene encoding 23S rRNA (guanosine(2251)-2'-O)-methyltransferase RlmB, with protein sequence MQNFQRHDRSSDREANQMVFGIRAVIEAIDSGKEIESLFIQRGLAGSLVLELKALLKEHDLGFQQVPIEKLNRITRKNHQGVIAVISPIIYQKIEDIVPEIYEKGEVPLFLMLDGVTDVRNFGAIARTAECSGVHAIIVPKKGSAEVNPDAIKTSAGALYKIPVCRHEGLAKVGKFLIESGIQLVVSTEKTKDSIYDVDYTVPTCIIMGAEDTGVSDDLIRIADHLAKIPMFGEIGSLNVSVSAGVVLYEAIRQRVK
- a CDS encoding DNA polymerase III subunit gamma/tau; the encoded protein is MENFIVSARKYRPVTFDSVVGQQHITGTLKNAIHNNQLAQAFLFCGPRGVGKTTCARILAKTINCENISDISEACGVCDSCKSFQNGNSFSIHELDAASNNSVDDIRNLIDQVRIPPQVGKFKIYIIDEVHMLSQQAFNAFLKTLEEPPAYAIFILATTEKHKILPTILSRCQIFDFNRIRVEDMANHLASIAARESIQYDQDGLHIIAQKADGGLRDALSMFDQIVSFSNKQVTYQAVIDNLNILDYDYFFKLTDAILIENPADTLLILNDILNNGFDGSHFISGLASHFRNLLVAKEPSTLKLLEVSESIRAKYLDQARKSSTGLLLSALNIANQCEINYKTSKNQRLQVELALLKICHLSSAIKLSQIGALQAPNTVEGLKKKLPNVAPATETPVVDAKPSLPVVDKNIAITPIAVPPATPIVEQTKSPEVSNLPPKVKKGGWGASKSSMPSLPDLNSIFESKTEEEDSNEPSLVKGTEEEVVTYEKFIQFWKTLATDIKKQNKINLYTLMTAVPPKLVGNQIEVDVENMVQMDVLNMAKVDLLNYLRPALHNFSLDLRGIVMEHDVVRKPYTSQEKYQAMVQKNPLLETLRKELNLGLS
- a CDS encoding MIP family channel protein; protein product: METNISTKFVAELIGTFGLVLFGCGAAAVAGATTLGGLSGLGLLGIALAFGLSVVVFAYAIGGISGCHINPAVTIGVLVAGKIAAKDAVVYIVAQLIGALLGAFVLQQILGGQLAGFSPGEWAYGSNGWGKGYQNEYGTTAAFLTEAVLTFIFLFVILATTSKVGNSTMAGLAIGLTLVLIHLVAIPITGTSVNPARSFGPALLAGGPALSQLWLFIVAPIVGAMIAAVVWRALEPKGN